Proteins from a single region of Abyssalbus ytuae:
- a CDS encoding geranylgeranylglycerol-phosphate geranylgeranyltransferase, producing MLTRKQKLMLLKFLSLFSVVRGYNVLVITIAQYLASIYILAHDLPFKQVIFDGNLFAIVTASALAIASGYIINSFYDSEKDLINRPKKTMLDRLVSQQTKISGYFILNFISVIFASYVSFRAVVFFSLYIFGIWFYSHKLKKIPFLGNVVSATLAIAPFFAVFIYYKNFDLVIFVHAMFLFLIILIREMVKDLENITGDIANNYKTIPIVYGEKFSKYVITFFTLLTLIPTYLLINKFEVGYMYIYFYACFALLIIFLILIWKSSTKQHYLILHNILKFIIVSGVFSILLIDVNLVLNKIR from the coding sequence ATGCTTACCAGGAAACAGAAATTAATGTTACTCAAATTTTTGAGTCTTTTTTCTGTAGTCAGAGGATATAATGTCTTAGTAATTACTATAGCCCAGTATTTAGCCTCAATTTATATTCTTGCGCACGATTTACCTTTTAAACAGGTAATTTTTGACGGAAATTTATTTGCCATCGTTACCGCATCGGCTCTTGCAATAGCTTCAGGATATATTATTAATTCATTTTATGATTCAGAAAAAGATCTTATTAACCGCCCCAAAAAAACAATGTTGGACCGGTTGGTAAGTCAGCAAACAAAAATTTCGGGATACTTTATCCTGAATTTCATTTCTGTAATATTTGCAAGTTATGTTTCCTTCAGGGCAGTAGTATTTTTTTCTTTATACATATTTGGTATCTGGTTTTATTCACATAAGCTTAAAAAAATACCTTTTTTAGGAAATGTAGTGTCAGCTACTCTGGCTATTGCACCTTTTTTCGCAGTGTTTATTTATTACAAAAATTTTGACCTGGTAATCTTTGTCCATGCTATGTTTTTATTTCTCATTATTCTAATAAGGGAAATGGTAAAAGATTTGGAAAATATCACGGGAGATATTGCCAATAATTATAAAACAATCCCGATAGTATACGGCGAAAAATTTTCTAAATATGTAATTACGTTTTTTACCCTCCTCACTCTTATACCCACATATCTGCTTATAAATAAATTTGAAGTAGGTTATATGTACATATATTTTTATGCTTGTTTTGCTTTACTTATTATTTTTTTAATATTGATCTGGAAATCATCAACAAAGCAGCATTATTTAATTCTTCATAATATTCTAAAATTTATTATTGTTTCAGGAGTATTTAGTATATTATTGATTGATGTGAATCTGGTACTCAATAAAATTAGATGA
- a CDS encoding mevalonate kinase family protein: MKGPLFYSKILLFGEYGIIKDSKGLSIPYNFYNGALKVEENLADEAKKSNKSLNQFSSYLEKLQNEQPSLVSFDLEKLKADIEAGMYFDSSIPQGYGVGSSGALVAAVYDKYAHDKITILENLTREKLLKLKEIFGAMESFFHGKSSGLDPLNSYLSIPILINSKDNIEPTGIPSQKTEGKGAVFLLDSGIIGETAPMVQIFMENMKQEGFRNMLKNQFIKHTDACVEDFLKGDIKSLFGNLKQLSHVVFDHFKPMIPSKFHKLWKYGIETNDYYLKLCGSGGGGYILGFTQDLERAKQALKDYKLEVVYNF, from the coding sequence ATGAAAGGACCTTTATTTTATTCAAAGATTTTACTTTTCGGTGAATATGGAATTATTAAAGATTCCAAAGGTTTATCTATTCCATATAATTTTTATAATGGAGCTTTGAAGGTCGAAGAAAATTTAGCTGATGAGGCTAAAAAATCCAACAAGAGTTTAAACCAATTTTCTTCCTATCTTGAAAAACTTCAAAATGAGCAACCATCTTTAGTATCTTTTGATCTTGAAAAATTAAAAGCAGATATTGAAGCCGGTATGTATTTTGACAGTAGTATTCCACAAGGATATGGCGTAGGTAGCAGTGGAGCATTAGTTGCAGCTGTATATGATAAATATGCCCATGATAAAATAACAATACTTGAAAATCTTACAAGGGAAAAGCTTTTAAAGCTTAAAGAGATTTTTGGTGCGATGGAATCTTTTTTCCACGGAAAATCTTCAGGATTAGATCCTTTAAACAGTTATTTAAGTATCCCTATTCTTATAAATTCTAAAGACAATATTGAACCTACCGGAATCCCCTCGCAAAAAACCGAAGGTAAAGGAGCTGTTTTCCTGTTAGATAGTGGCATTATAGGGGAGACCGCACCTATGGTACAGATTTTTATGGAAAACATGAAGCAGGAAGGTTTTAGAAATATGCTTAAAAACCAGTTTATTAAACATACCGATGCATGTGTGGAAGATTTTTTAAAAGGAGATATAAAATCACTTTTTGGTAATCTGAAGCAATTATCACATGTGGTTTTTGATCATTTTAAGCCTATGATTCCCTCTAAATTCCATAAATTATGGAAATACGGTATTGAAACTAACGATTACTACTTAAAACTTTGTGGCTCAGGAGGAGGAGGTTATATTTTAGGTTTTACCCAGGATTTAGAACGTGCAAAACAAGCATTAAAAGATTATAAATTAGAAGTGGTGTACAACTTCTAA
- a CDS encoding four helix bundle protein has product MKENVIREKSFSFALDIVYLYKELVKSENEYIMSRQLLESGTSIGANIREAEFGQNRLDFINKMPISLKEANETYYWLDLLHATEYIDKVEYEHYKSKSTEILKLLVSIVKSAKNNF; this is encoded by the coding sequence ATGAAAGAAAATGTAATTAGAGAAAAGAGCTTTAGCTTTGCTTTAGATATTGTCTATCTTTATAAAGAATTGGTAAAATCTGAGAATGAGTATATAATGTCCAGGCAGCTTTTAGAATCAGGTACTTCCATTGGTGCCAATATTCGTGAAGCTGAATTTGGGCAAAATAGATTAGATTTTATAAATAAAATGCCAATCAGTTTAAAAGAAGCCAATGAAACTTATTATTGGTTGGATTTATTACATGCAACAGAGTATATTGATAAAGTAGAATATGAGCATTATAAGTCTAAATCAACTGAAATATTAAAATTATTAGTTAGTATAGTTAAGTCTGCTAAGAATAATTTTTAA
- the mvaD gene encoding diphosphomevalonate decarboxylase, protein MTEKEFRPLNYTQNIQSGKVTWKSPSNIALIKYWGKKENQIPANPSISFTLDACATTTTLSFEKLNNSVTGFSFDFYFEGKEKESFKPKIISFFTRIQSYLPFLKDYHFTIETSNSFPHSSGIASSASGMSALALCLMSIEKELNPNMEEKYFTKKASFLARLGSGSACRSIEGDIVEWGFHKEISGSSDLYGIKYPFEVHPVFKNFHDTILLVDKGEKQVSSTAGHNLMHNHPFARERFKQANDNMSFLKNIFKEGNLKKFTEIVESEALTLHAMMMTSVPYFVLMKPNTLQIINKIWEFRKKSNLNVCFTLDAGANVHVLYPEEEKFDVFEFIKNELVAYCQNGHYICDRIGYGAKKF, encoded by the coding sequence ATGACTGAAAAAGAGTTTCGGCCCTTAAATTATACTCAGAATATACAATCAGGAAAAGTAACCTGGAAGTCTCCCAGTAATATAGCTTTAATTAAATATTGGGGAAAAAAAGAAAATCAAATACCGGCTAATCCTTCAATTAGTTTCACACTGGATGCTTGTGCCACTACTACAACTTTAAGTTTTGAAAAACTAAATAACAGCGTTACAGGTTTTTCTTTTGATTTTTATTTTGAAGGAAAAGAAAAAGAAAGTTTTAAGCCTAAAATAATTAGTTTTTTCACAAGAATTCAGTCATACCTTCCCTTTTTAAAAGATTATCATTTTACTATAGAAACCTCTAATTCTTTTCCGCATAGTAGTGGTATAGCCTCATCAGCCAGTGGGATGAGTGCCCTGGCGTTATGCCTGATGAGTATAGAAAAAGAATTAAACCCAAACATGGAGGAGAAGTATTTTACTAAAAAAGCATCTTTTTTGGCAAGATTAGGATCAGGAAGTGCCTGCAGGAGCATTGAAGGAGATATAGTTGAATGGGGTTTTCATAAAGAAATTAGTGGAAGTTCTGATTTGTATGGTATTAAATATCCTTTTGAAGTTCATCCTGTATTTAAAAATTTTCATGATACCATCTTATTGGTAGATAAAGGAGAAAAACAGGTAAGCAGTACGGCCGGCCATAATTTAATGCATAACCACCCATTTGCCAGGGAGCGGTTCAAACAAGCTAATGACAACATGTCATTTCTTAAAAATATTTTTAAAGAAGGCAACCTGAAAAAGTTTACGGAGATTGTAGAGAGTGAAGCTTTAACCCTTCATGCTATGATGATGACCTCGGTGCCATATTTTGTGTTAATGAAGCCCAATACCCTACAAATAATTAATAAAATATGGGAGTTTAGAAAAAAAAGTAATTTAAATGTCTGCTTTACCCTGGATGCAGGAGCCAATGTGCATGTTTTGTACCCGGAAGAAGAAAAATTTGACGTATTTGAATTTATTAAGAACGAGCTGGTTGCCTATTGTCAAAATGGGCATTATATTTGCGATAGGATTGGATATGGTGCAAAAAAATTTTAA
- a CDS encoding TspO/MBR family protein — protein MTKRLVIRIAISVAICLLIGTLAGFVTQTTVNTWYATLNKPDFTPPKWVFAPVWTLLYILMGIAAGLVWSGGFYHKWVKTALYHFGFQLLLNFSWSIVFFGFNKIFWSLLVSIGLLILILLTIKWFKVVNRTAAYLLVPYFVWVCFATVLNFSIWQLN, from the coding sequence ATGACCAAAAGATTAGTTATACGCATTGCAATATCAGTTGCCATATGTTTATTAATAGGGACATTAGCAGGGTTTGTAACCCAAACTACAGTAAACACCTGGTATGCAACATTAAACAAACCAGATTTTACTCCTCCTAAATGGGTATTTGCTCCTGTTTGGACTTTGCTTTACATTTTAATGGGAATAGCGGCAGGACTTGTATGGAGTGGTGGTTTTTATCACAAATGGGTTAAAACTGCTTTATATCATTTTGGCTTCCAGTTACTATTAAACTTTTCATGGAGTATCGTTTTTTTCGGATTTAACAAAATTTTTTGGAGTTTACTTGTATCTATTGGGCTGTTGATATTAATATTACTTACTATTAAATGGTTTAAAGTAGTTAACAGGACGGCTGCCTATTTACTGGTTCCTTATTTTGTTTGGGTGTGCTTTGCTACTGTTTTGAATTTTAGTATCTGGCAACTTAACTAA
- a CDS encoding NAD(P)/FAD-dependent oxidoreductase, translating into MDYDVLIVGGGAAGFFAAIHIAQFNPGYKIAILERGKEVLTKVRISGGGRCNVTHAEFIPNELAKNYPRGEKELKGPFHTFCSGDTMEFFQKRGVELKIEEDGRIFPVSDSSQTIIDCFLSETKKLGVNVLKNSSVKNIFKEYDKWIVETDKIKYTAQKILIATGSNPKIWNLMGKLGHTIVAPVPSLFTFNIKDERIKNLAGISTMATVSILNSKLKSSGPLLITHWGMSGPAILKLSAWGAREFFAQQYEFKIQVNWLHNLNQAETLETLKEFRLISPKKMVVNTKPYPVPNRLWLKLTAASGITDFENWGDVSNIKIEKLALELTQGIFPVKGKSTFKEEFVTAGGIKLKEVNFKTFESKLHPNLYFAGEVLNIDAITGGFNFQNAWTSAYIASKALAFQGL; encoded by the coding sequence ATGGACTACGATGTATTAATAGTAGGTGGTGGAGCCGCAGGCTTTTTTGCTGCAATCCATATTGCACAATTTAATCCCGGTTATAAAATAGCAATTTTAGAAAGAGGTAAGGAGGTTTTAACAAAAGTCAGAATATCAGGAGGTGGGCGTTGTAATGTTACCCATGCTGAATTTATCCCCAATGAATTGGCAAAGAATTATCCTAGAGGAGAAAAAGAATTAAAAGGTCCTTTTCATACATTTTGTAGTGGCGATACCATGGAGTTTTTCCAAAAAAGGGGAGTAGAATTAAAAATTGAAGAAGATGGACGGATATTTCCTGTTTCGGATTCCTCGCAAACTATTATTGATTGCTTTTTATCAGAAACGAAAAAGTTGGGAGTAAACGTTCTAAAAAATTCATCTGTAAAAAATATCTTCAAAGAATATGATAAATGGATTGTAGAGACAGATAAAATAAAGTATACAGCCCAAAAAATCCTTATTGCTACCGGCAGTAATCCTAAAATATGGAATTTAATGGGAAAACTGGGGCATACAATCGTTGCACCGGTACCTTCACTTTTTACTTTTAATATCAAGGATGAACGTATTAAAAATTTAGCAGGGATAAGCACAATGGCAACTGTGAGTATTTTAAATTCTAAATTAAAATCAAGCGGGCCATTGTTAATTACACATTGGGGTATGAGTGGTCCGGCAATTCTAAAACTATCGGCCTGGGGCGCAAGAGAATTCTTTGCTCAGCAATATGAATTTAAAATTCAGGTTAATTGGCTTCATAATTTAAATCAGGCTGAAACTTTAGAAACTTTAAAAGAATTCCGGCTGATCTCCCCAAAAAAAATGGTAGTTAATACTAAACCTTATCCTGTTCCAAACCGTTTATGGTTAAAATTAACAGCAGCTTCCGGAATTACAGACTTTGAAAATTGGGGAGATGTTTCCAACATAAAAATAGAAAAACTGGCACTGGAACTCACTCAGGGAATTTTTCCGGTAAAAGGAAAAAGTACTTTTAAAGAAGAATTTGTAACTGCAGGGGGTATAAAACTCAAAGAGGTTAACTTTAAAACCTTTGAAAGTAAGCTTCATCCCAACCTTTATTTCGCAGGGGAGGTATTAAATATTGATGCAATCACCGGGGGATTTAACTTTCAAAATGCATGGACGAGTGCATACATTGCTTCAAAAGCCCTGGCTTTCCAGGGACTTTAA
- a CDS encoding glycerophosphodiester phosphodiesterase, whose translation MNKKTLNIGHRGARGHVAENTLESIKKALEFDADGVEIDVFKCKSGEIVVIHDETVNRTTNAIGNVEDFTLTELKSITVEGKYKIPTLEEVLDVLDARYLLNIELKGRNTAKATSDIIENYIDNKGWKPKQFVVSSFEWDELRDFYQLNKEIPIGILTEENPLDAINVAKELNAVAIHPYYVYLLPEVVDSIHKEGLKVYTWTVNEPKDIKTMLNIGVDAIITDYPERVIE comes from the coding sequence ATGAATAAGAAAACATTAAATATAGGACATAGGGGTGCCCGCGGACATGTAGCTGAAAATACGTTAGAATCTATTAAAAAAGCACTCGAATTTGATGCAGACGGAGTTGAAATTGATGTATTTAAATGTAAAAGCGGGGAAATAGTGGTGATCCATGACGAAACTGTAAACAGAACCACCAATGCCATTGGCAATGTAGAAGATTTCACATTAACAGAGTTAAAATCCATTACCGTGGAAGGGAAATATAAAATCCCTACCCTGGAGGAGGTTTTAGATGTTTTAGATGCCAGATACCTGCTTAATATTGAATTAAAAGGAAGGAACACTGCAAAAGCGACCAGTGATATAATAGAAAATTATATAGATAATAAAGGTTGGAAACCGAAACAATTTGTTGTGTCCAGTTTTGAATGGGACGAACTGAGAGATTTTTACCAGTTAAATAAAGAAATCCCCATAGGTATCCTGACAGAAGAAAATCCTTTGGATGCAATAAATGTGGCAAAAGAACTCAATGCCGTTGCAATTCATCCTTATTATGTTTATTTATTGCCGGAAGTGGTGGATTCTATTCATAAAGAGGGTCTTAAAGTTTACACATGGACTGTGAATGAGCCAAAAGATATTAAAACAATGCTCAATATAGGAGTTGATGCAATCATCACTGATTATCCCGAAAGAGTGATTGAATAA
- a CDS encoding alpha-amylase family glycosyl hydrolase, which produces MKRIFLTVLAVSLFISCKQESKKVEEVTAKTSREIEPISDEVLETAVIYEANIRQYSEDGTFDSFTADMPKLKELGVKIIWLMPVHPISVEKRKAKGDLFVSDIENPEERKKYLGSYYSVADYKKVNPEFGTMEDFDELIAAAHENGIYVILDWVPNHTGWDHPWIKEHPDYYTQDEKGNIVDPIDPSTGESWGWTDVADLNYDNQEMRKAMIGEMAFWLKEHKVDGFRCDVAHGVPADFWSYATRELNQIKPVFMLAEAESAELMKNGFDMQYAWEAHHIMNDIAKGEKTVSAWDEYMVKIDSVKQADDIYMYFTSNHDENTWAGTVFDRMGNAAEVFAALSYCVPGMPLIYNGQEYDMNKRLRFFEKDTIIREKGKFFPVYEKFGKLKNEKVALNGGKKAASYSRIKTSDDESILALEREKAGEKLVFIANLTKEPKKFTLEHEGTFTNYLSGEEFNLNSGQEYELAAWEYLILVKDK; this is translated from the coding sequence ATGAAAAGAATTTTTTTAACAGTATTGGCAGTTTCTCTTTTTATTTCCTGCAAGCAGGAGAGTAAAAAGGTAGAAGAAGTTACTGCAAAAACAAGCAGGGAAATAGAACCTATATCAGATGAGGTTCTTGAAACAGCAGTAATTTATGAAGCTAACATACGTCAGTATTCTGAAGATGGGACTTTTGATTCATTTACTGCCGATATGCCAAAACTAAAAGAACTTGGAGTAAAGATAATCTGGTTAATGCCTGTACATCCGATTTCTGTAGAAAAAAGAAAAGCAAAAGGAGACCTTTTTGTAAGCGACATTGAAAATCCTGAAGAAAGAAAAAAATATTTGGGCAGTTATTATTCGGTAGCCGATTACAAAAAAGTAAATCCGGAGTTCGGAACCATGGAAGATTTTGATGAACTTATTGCAGCGGCTCATGAAAATGGTATTTATGTTATTTTAGATTGGGTGCCAAATCATACCGGATGGGATCATCCATGGATAAAAGAACACCCCGATTATTATACTCAGGATGAAAAGGGTAACATTGTAGATCCTATTGACCCCAGTACAGGAGAATCATGGGGATGGACGGATGTAGCCGATCTTAACTACGATAATCAGGAAATGAGAAAAGCAATGATAGGTGAAATGGCTTTTTGGTTAAAAGAACACAAAGTAGACGGGTTCCGCTGTGATGTGGCACATGGTGTGCCTGCTGATTTCTGGAGTTATGCAACCAGGGAATTAAACCAGATAAAACCTGTATTTATGCTTGCTGAAGCAGAAAGTGCCGAACTGATGAAAAATGGCTTTGATATGCAGTATGCCTGGGAAGCGCACCACATAATGAATGATATAGCCAAAGGCGAAAAAACAGTCAGCGCGTGGGATGAATACATGGTAAAAATTGATTCGGTAAAACAAGCCGATGATATTTATATGTATTTTACCTCCAACCATGATGAAAATACCTGGGCTGGTACTGTTTTTGACCGTATGGGCAATGCTGCCGAAGTTTTTGCAGCCCTTAGCTATTGTGTGCCCGGAATGCCTCTTATTTATAACGGTCAGGAATACGATATGAATAAGCGATTACGCTTTTTTGAAAAAGATACAATAATTAGAGAAAAAGGTAAATTCTTTCCTGTTTATGAAAAGTTTGGAAAACTTAAAAATGAAAAAGTAGCCCTAAACGGAGGAAAAAAAGCAGCTTCATATAGCAGGATTAAAACTTCAGATGATGAATCAATTTTGGCATTGGAAAGAGAAAAGGCGGGAGAAAAATTAGTTTTCATTGCTAATCTTACTAAAGAACCAAAAAAGTTTACTTTAGAGCATGAAGGTACTTTCACTAATTATTTGTCTGGTGAAGAATTTAATTTGAATTCCGGACAAGAATATGAACTTGCAGCATGGGAGTATCTTATCCTGGTGAAAGATAAATAG
- a CDS encoding glycoside hydrolase family 97 protein, producing MRSIVLTVISLLVLSFVSCKKENKKEPTQVMSPGKNISVDFFLTTNGTPAYKVFHKEETVIDTSLLGFELKEAKPLQDNFKLVASSVSSFDETWKMPWGEQEEVINNYNELELSLQEINEPFRKLNVIFRVYDDGLGFRYEFPEQENLKEVIITDENTQFNLTGDHKVWWIPGDWDIYEHLYNTTKFSEIDALSKKGHENLAQTYIPENAVNTPVTMRTDKGLHLSFHEAALIDYAGMTLKVDKENLLMQSELVGSDITGYKVKRELPFETPWRTIQIAEKAGDLIESKLIVNLNEPNKLGDITWFKPMKYTGIWWEMHLGKSTWDYSAQQDMTSFTTNAKPHGKHGATTENAKAFIDFSAKNNIGGVLVEGWNTGWEHWIGFEDREGVFDFVTPYPDYDLQEVVKYGKEKGVEIIMHHETSAAPRTYKKQQDTAYVLMNSLGIHSVKSGYVGKIIPKGEYHHGQWMVNHYNNAAIKAAKYEVAVNAHEPIKATGLRRTYPNIISREGLRGQEFNAWASDGGNPPEHLPIVAFTRMLAGPIDYTPGIFNIKFNNYKENNQVNTTLAQQLALYVVIYSPIQMAADLIEHYEAKPEALQFIRDVGVDWKQTKVLNGEVGDFVTIAREEKNTGNWFLGSITDENEREFNVKLDFLKPGTKYKAIMYADAEDAHWDKNPEAIKISEIEADNTTSLHIKLAPGGGVAVSLIEMK from the coding sequence ATGAGGTCAATAGTATTAACAGTCATTTCCTTACTCGTACTGAGTTTTGTTTCCTGTAAAAAAGAAAACAAAAAAGAACCCACACAGGTAATGTCGCCGGGAAAAAATATCAGTGTAGATTTTTTTCTGACAACTAACGGGACACCTGCTTATAAAGTCTTTCATAAAGAAGAAACGGTAATTGATACCTCGTTATTGGGTTTCGAACTCAAAGAGGCAAAACCACTTCAGGATAATTTTAAATTAGTTGCCTCTTCTGTTTCTTCGTTTGATGAAACATGGAAAATGCCCTGGGGAGAACAGGAAGAAGTGATAAATAATTACAATGAGTTAGAATTATCCTTACAGGAAATAAACGAGCCGTTCAGAAAATTAAATGTAATATTCAGGGTGTATGACGACGGACTCGGTTTTAGATATGAATTCCCCGAACAGGAAAATTTGAAAGAAGTCATTATAACCGATGAAAATACACAGTTTAATTTAACAGGAGATCATAAAGTATGGTGGATTCCCGGTGACTGGGATATTTATGAACACTTATATAACACCACAAAGTTTAGTGAAATTGATGCCCTAAGCAAAAAAGGACATGAAAATTTAGCACAGACGTACATCCCTGAAAATGCAGTAAATACTCCGGTTACCATGCGCACCGACAAAGGTTTGCATTTAAGTTTTCATGAAGCTGCCTTAATAGATTATGCAGGTATGACATTAAAGGTGGATAAAGAAAACCTGTTAATGCAAAGTGAGCTGGTGGGTTCAGATATTACCGGGTATAAAGTAAAAAGAGAGTTGCCGTTTGAAACTCCCTGGAGAACAATCCAAATTGCTGAAAAAGCAGGTGATCTTATAGAGTCAAAATTAATTGTAAATCTTAACGAACCTAACAAGCTCGGAGATATTACATGGTTTAAGCCTATGAAGTACACCGGAATATGGTGGGAAATGCATTTGGGGAAATCTACCTGGGATTATAGCGCACAACAGGATATGACCTCTTTTACTACCAATGCCAAACCCCACGGAAAACATGGAGCAACAACTGAAAATGCTAAAGCATTTATTGATTTTTCTGCTAAAAATAATATTGGCGGGGTATTGGTGGAAGGCTGGAACACAGGTTGGGAACATTGGATTGGTTTTGAAGACCGCGAAGGTGTTTTTGACTTTGTAACTCCTTATCCCGATTACGATTTACAGGAAGTGGTAAAATACGGAAAAGAAAAAGGAGTGGAAATTATCATGCATCATGAAACTTCTGCAGCACCAAGAACTTATAAAAAACAACAGGATACTGCTTATGTCTTAATGAACTCTCTGGGTATTCACTCGGTAAAATCAGGATACGTAGGTAAAATTATTCCAAAAGGGGAATACCATCACGGGCAATGGATGGTAAATCATTATAATAATGCAGCTATCAAAGCTGCTAAATATGAGGTTGCGGTAAATGCCCATGAACCCATAAAGGCAACAGGTTTACGCCGTACTTATCCTAATATTATTTCCCGGGAAGGTTTAAGGGGACAGGAATTTAATGCCTGGGCTTCCGATGGAGGCAATCCACCCGAACATTTACCCATAGTAGCATTTACACGTATGTTGGCAGGACCAATTGATTATACCCCCGGCATTTTTAACATTAAATTCAATAATTATAAAGAAAATAATCAGGTAAATACTACCCTGGCTCAACAATTAGCCCTTTATGTGGTTATTTACAGCCCTATTCAAATGGCCGCCGATCTTATTGAGCATTACGAAGCTAAGCCCGAAGCCCTTCAATTTATAAGGGATGTAGGGGTAGACTGGAAACAAACAAAAGTTTTAAATGGTGAAGTAGGGGATTTTGTTACCATAGCAAGAGAAGAAAAAAATACCGGCAATTGGTTTTTAGGGAGCATCACTGATGAAAATGAAAGGGAATTTAACGTAAAACTCGATTTTTTAAAACCAGGTACAAAATATAAAGCCATTATGTATGCTGATGCAGAGGATGCTCATTGGGATAAAAATCCTGAAGCAATAAAAATTTCTGAGATAGAAGCAGATAATACCACTTCCCTTCATATAAAACTGGCTCCAGGAGGTGGTGTGGCTGTTAGTTTAATAGAGATGAAATAA